The Bifidobacterium eulemuris genome includes a window with the following:
- a CDS encoding right-handed parallel beta-helix repeat-containing protein: MLYYVSSDVDPDATNDGLSEDAPFGSLERIGDIELGPGDQVLLKRGSIFNDQALHIKEGSSGSEDAPIRIAAYGEGAAPVINANGRGQWLEDYNTTEIGGHRYRAVISTALLLKDVRYVEVEGLEITNSRELGNPDGLAYNDRDAMNRTGVAVIAENAGTLRHIVLTGLNIHDVTGNVYDKHLANGGVYFIAHYPKDPSRRETSIARFDDVRIVGNRLDTVGRWGIAVGYTAYLNELDADDYGDGTIDDAAIARYGHTNVLVENNYVKDAGGDAITVMYCDRPLVQYNVAQGAARQVNDADYTATDFGKVAAGIWPWRCKNALFQYNEVFHMRNGAHGNDDGQAWDADYGDGTLYQYNYSHGNTGGTVMFCMGKSVNNTFRYNIAQGDLKGAIDIPDNPDAHVYQNTFVIPEGGTVVRDNHVGGHAVVENNIFYNAQDHAVEGNWTQGGSPVTYSNNLYYHFADMPDDPDGIAVPQGVAVLRDPGSAPTSPDPSGLVRPHGDPETRTVFEGYRPVAQGPAMGVAKRIVDHNGFAPDKDFLGNEAAGGNAVGAIVVP; this comes from the coding sequence ATGTTGTATTACGTCTCGTCCGATGTCGACCCCGATGCGACCAACGACGGTCTGAGCGAAGACGCCCCGTTCGGCAGCCTTGAACGCATCGGCGACATCGAGCTCGGTCCCGGAGACCAGGTGTTGCTCAAGCGTGGGTCGATATTCAATGACCAGGCGCTGCACATCAAAGAGGGCAGTTCGGGCAGCGAGGACGCCCCGATCCGCATCGCCGCCTACGGCGAGGGCGCCGCCCCCGTCATCAACGCCAATGGGCGCGGCCAGTGGCTTGAGGACTACAACACCACCGAAATCGGCGGGCATCGGTACCGTGCCGTCATCTCCACGGCGCTGCTGCTCAAGGACGTGCGCTACGTCGAGGTGGAAGGGCTGGAGATCACCAACAGCCGCGAGCTGGGCAATCCCGATGGACTGGCCTACAACGACCGCGACGCCATGAACCGCACCGGCGTGGCCGTGATCGCCGAAAACGCGGGAACGCTGCGGCATATCGTGCTCACCGGACTGAATATCCACGACGTGACCGGCAATGTCTACGACAAGCATCTGGCCAACGGCGGCGTGTACTTCATCGCGCACTACCCCAAGGATCCCTCGCGTAGGGAGACGTCCATCGCCCGCTTCGACGACGTGCGCATCGTCGGCAACCGGCTGGACACCGTGGGCCGCTGGGGCATCGCCGTGGGATACACCGCCTACCTCAACGAGCTGGACGCCGACGACTACGGCGACGGCACCATCGACGACGCGGCGATCGCGCGGTATGGCCACACCAATGTGCTCGTCGAGAACAACTACGTCAAGGACGCCGGCGGCGACGCCATCACCGTGATGTACTGCGACCGTCCGCTGGTGCAATACAACGTGGCCCAAGGGGCGGCGAGGCAGGTGAACGACGCCGACTACACCGCCACCGACTTCGGCAAGGTGGCCGCCGGCATCTGGCCATGGCGCTGCAAGAACGCCCTGTTCCAATACAATGAGGTGTTCCATATGCGCAACGGCGCGCACGGCAACGACGACGGCCAGGCGTGGGACGCCGACTACGGCGACGGCACGCTGTACCAGTACAACTATTCGCACGGCAACACCGGCGGCACGGTGATGTTCTGCATGGGCAAATCCGTGAACAACACCTTCCGCTACAACATCGCGCAGGGCGATCTCAAAGGCGCCATCGACATCCCGGACAATCCCGACGCGCATGTGTACCAGAACACCTTCGTCATCCCCGAAGGCGGCACGGTTGTCCGCGACAACCACGTCGGCGGGCACGCCGTCGTGGAGAACAACATCTTCTACAACGCGCAGGACCATGCCGTCGAGGGCAATTGGACGCAGGGCGGTTCGCCGGTGACCTACTCGAACAACCTCTACTACCATTTCGCCGACATGCCGGACGATCCGGACGGCATCGCCGTGCCGCAGGGCGTGGCGGTGCTGCGCGACCCGGGCAGCGCGCCGACGTCCCCCGATCCGAGCGGCTTGGTCCGCCCGCACGGCGATCCCGAGACCCGCACCGTGTTCGAGGGCTACCGACCGGTCGCGCAGGGGCCCGCCATGGGTGTGGCGAAGCGAATCGTCGACCACAACGGCTTCGCGCCGGACAAGGATTTCCTCGGCAACGAGGCGGCCGGGGGCAATGCCGTCGGCGCCATCGTCGTGCCGTAG
- the nagB gene encoding glucosamine-6-phosphate deaminase produces the protein MPEVIIVKNEAEAGEIYARAVADLIKSKPDAVLGLATGSSPLAAYQALAKTVKDEAIDMSRVRGFALDEYIGLPLSHPESYHSTIHRTVVEPLGMNPDLVHVPGDVLDGAPLEDGDKLAHAGADYDAAIEAAGGIDVQILGIGTDGHVGFNEPGSSLASGTRIKTLVEQTRVDNARFFDDDIDQVPTHCITQGIGTIMRARHLVLLAFGAGKAEAVAQTCEGGVSAFCPASALQMHPHATIIVDEAAASSLRHKEYYQYAYTHKPAWQGI, from the coding sequence ATGCCAGAAGTCATTATTGTCAAGAACGAAGCCGAAGCCGGCGAGATCTACGCCCGGGCGGTGGCCGACCTCATCAAATCCAAGCCGGACGCCGTGCTGGGCCTGGCCACCGGATCGAGCCCCCTGGCCGCCTATCAGGCGTTGGCCAAAACGGTGAAGGACGAGGCCATCGATATGAGCCGCGTGCGCGGTTTCGCGCTCGACGAGTATATCGGCCTGCCGCTGAGCCATCCGGAGTCCTACCACAGCACCATCCACCGCACGGTGGTCGAGCCGCTGGGAATGAACCCCGATCTGGTGCATGTGCCGGGCGACGTGCTGGACGGCGCGCCGCTTGAGGACGGCGACAAGCTCGCCCACGCCGGTGCCGACTACGACGCCGCGATCGAAGCCGCCGGCGGCATCGACGTGCAGATCCTGGGCATCGGCACCGACGGCCATGTGGGATTCAACGAGCCCGGCTCGTCGCTGGCCTCCGGCACGCGCATCAAAACGCTGGTCGAGCAGACCCGCGTCGACAACGCCCGCTTCTTCGACGACGATATCGACCAGGTGCCCACGCACTGCATCACCCAGGGCATCGGCACGATCATGCGCGCCCGTCATCTGGTGCTGCTCGCGTTCGGCGCGGGCAAGGCCGAGGCCGTCGCGCAGACCTGCGAGGGCGGCGTGAGCGCCTTCTGTCCGGCCTCCGCCCTGCAGATGCATCCGCACGCGACGATCATCGTGGACGAGGCCGCCGCCTCGAGCCTGCGCCACAAGGAGTACTACCAGTACGCCTACACGCACAAGCCCGCCTGGCAGGGCATCTGA
- a CDS encoding N-acetylglucosamine-6-phosphate deacetylase produces the protein MAQSREQIVARVTDALTGDPSPVAIRGARKVDARGERSHFWVVSNASGVIEAVGTDDGEFESACRSVGIDPDDGSAVIDAAGRALTPGYVDIHAHGSWEHSFDDGPEGIDIARAGHAVHGTTRQVLSLITNPVEVICENIRNVRAKMDERPDILGCHLEGPFLAMARKGAHDPQCLIDPVPQVVDTMLQAADGCIRQITIAPELPHGISAIRQFAAAGTVPAVGHCDADYEMARRGFDAGAGIMTHMFNAMNGLHHREPGPIPAAVEDPRVTVELINDGFHVDDPMVSLSFRFAPHRTAFVTDAMAATDCPDGPYKLGALDVNVVDGHARLVSNGAIAGSTLLLEVAVRRAVNELGISPVEAVEAATLTGAKAFGYDKPNPVTGAPLGLVAPGFAADLLLTDPDTWTVEQVWCAGRRLK, from the coding sequence ATGGCTCAATCACGCGAACAGATCGTCGCCCGTGTCACCGACGCGCTCACCGGCGATCCGTCGCCGGTCGCCATTCGTGGCGCGCGTAAGGTGGACGCTCGCGGCGAACGGTCCCATTTCTGGGTCGTTTCGAACGCCTCCGGCGTCATTGAAGCGGTCGGCACCGATGATGGGGAGTTCGAGTCGGCATGCCGGTCCGTCGGCATCGACCCCGACGACGGGAGCGCCGTCATCGACGCGGCCGGCCGCGCGCTCACCCCGGGCTATGTGGACATTCACGCCCACGGCTCGTGGGAGCACAGCTTCGACGACGGCCCCGAAGGCATCGACATCGCCCGCGCCGGCCACGCCGTGCACGGCACCACCCGTCAGGTGCTGTCGTTGATCACCAACCCGGTGGAGGTGATCTGCGAGAACATCCGCAACGTGCGTGCCAAAATGGACGAGCGCCCCGATATCCTGGGCTGCCATCTCGAAGGCCCGTTCCTGGCGATGGCCCGCAAGGGCGCGCATGATCCGCAATGCCTGATCGATCCGGTGCCCCAGGTCGTCGACACGATGCTTCAGGCCGCCGACGGATGCATCCGCCAGATCACCATCGCGCCCGAACTGCCGCATGGCATCTCGGCGATCCGCCAGTTCGCCGCGGCCGGCACCGTGCCCGCGGTGGGCCATTGCGACGCCGACTACGAGATGGCCCGACGTGGCTTCGACGCCGGCGCCGGCATCATGACCCATATGTTCAATGCGATGAACGGCCTGCACCACCGCGAGCCCGGCCCCATTCCGGCCGCCGTGGAGGATCCGCGCGTCACCGTGGAGCTCATCAACGACGGATTCCATGTGGACGATCCGATGGTGTCGCTGAGTTTCAGGTTCGCGCCCCACCGCACCGCGTTCGTCACCGACGCGATGGCCGCCACCGACTGCCCCGACGGGCCGTACAAACTCGGCGCCTTGGATGTGAACGTGGTCGACGGCCATGCGCGTCTGGTGTCCAACGGCGCGATCGCCGGCTCCACGCTGCTGCTCGAGGTGGCGGTGCGGCGCGCGGTGAACGAGCTGGGCATCTCGCCGGTCGAGGCCGTCGAGGCGGCGACGCTCACCGGCGCCAAGGCCTTCGGCTACGACAAGCCGAATCCGGTCACCGGAGCGCCGTTGGGCCTTGTCGCGCCCGGATTCGCCGCCGATCTGCTGCTGACCGATCCGGACACCTGGACGGTCGAACAGGTCTGGTGCGCCGGACGACGACTGAAGTAG
- a CDS encoding extracellular solute-binding protein, whose amino-acid sequence MQKKRIVASTAMALVAAMALSGCSMGSPSSGGDSSSDDASGKTITVWAMKDDFTDETLDAINKAFEEKTGATANVEIQEWDGITTKLTTALSTSTPPDIVDLGNTQVSGFADSGALMDLTDYKDELSEGNEWVGGLEEPATIDGKLYAVPAFAAARAVVYNKTMWAEAGITEAPTTWDEFIADLDTVAAANADNPDFIPFYLPGQNWYSALQFIWDAGGDVASDEDGTWKGTASSAEAIEGMNNWKDFQNKYSSEASRTVDTANPNQNQFLADGNTAAILGNSNAISGIKELNADMTDDDLGTFAMPGQSGENQPSMVAGSDWAIAAKSQNQELAIEWVKIAASAEIQQEWIFAHDGWMPNSVEGLEEAMNSSDFPEVQRGFFEAAKNSKATPASPNWATIEGDKSINEFTQSVATGTSVEEAAKTFDDHLNEVLGE is encoded by the coding sequence ATGCAAAAGAAGCGTATTGTCGCCTCCACGGCGATGGCGTTGGTAGCCGCGATGGCCCTGAGCGGCTGCTCGATGGGCAGCCCCTCGTCCGGCGGGGACTCGTCGTCGGACGACGCGTCCGGCAAGACGATCACCGTCTGGGCCATGAAGGACGACTTCACCGACGAGACCCTCGACGCCATCAACAAGGCGTTCGAGGAGAAGACCGGCGCCACGGCCAACGTCGAGATCCAGGAATGGGACGGCATCACCACCAAGCTCACCACCGCGCTGTCCACCTCCACTCCGCCCGACATCGTCGATCTGGGCAACACGCAGGTGTCGGGCTTCGCCGACAGCGGCGCCCTGATGGACCTGACCGACTACAAGGACGAGCTGAGCGAAGGCAACGAATGGGTCGGCGGCCTCGAGGAGCCCGCCACCATCGACGGCAAGCTGTACGCCGTGCCGGCGTTTGCCGCCGCCCGCGCCGTCGTCTACAACAAGACGATGTGGGCCGAGGCCGGCATCACCGAAGCGCCGACCACCTGGGACGAGTTCATCGCCGACCTGGACACGGTCGCCGCCGCCAACGCCGACAATCCCGACTTCATCCCGTTCTACCTGCCCGGCCAGAACTGGTACTCCGCCCTGCAGTTCATCTGGGACGCCGGCGGCGACGTGGCCTCCGACGAGGACGGCACCTGGAAGGGCACCGCCTCCAGCGCCGAAGCCATCGAAGGCATGAACAACTGGAAGGACTTCCAGAACAAGTACTCCAGCGAGGCCTCCCGCACCGTCGACACGGCGAACCCGAACCAGAACCAGTTCCTCGCCGACGGCAACACCGCCGCCATTCTGGGCAACAGCAACGCGATTTCCGGCATCAAGGAGCTCAACGCCGACATGACCGACGACGATCTGGGCACCTTCGCGATGCCGGGCCAGAGCGGCGAGAACCAGCCGTCCATGGTCGCCGGCTCCGACTGGGCCATCGCCGCGAAGAGCCAGAACCAGGAACTGGCCATCGAATGGGTCAAGATCGCCGCCAGCGCCGAAATCCAGCAGGAGTGGATCTTCGCCCATGACGGATGGATGCCGAACTCCGTGGAGGGCCTGGAGGAGGCCATGAACTCCAGCGACTTCCCCGAAGTGCAGCGTGGCTTCTTCGAGGCGGCCAAGAATTCGAAGGCCACCCCGGCCTCCCCGAACTGGGCCACCATCGAAGGTGACAAGTCCATCAACGAGTTCACCCAGTCCGTCGCCACCGGCACCTCCGTCGAGGAGGCCGCGAAGACCTTCGACGATCATCTGAACGAAGTGCTCGGCGAGTAG
- a CDS encoding carbohydrate ABC transporter permease, with protein sequence MTTSTLTPTARRNGKTPRSAHTNPRTRKTMKSTTGFTALLLTPTGIILAALVIVPIIFLVFTSFTDFNQRSLFTGEFEFVGLAQYAAALSDAAFWQSLLRTFLFTAALVVGSMLIGMAVAQMMTKLGTVMRYIVTFALIFAWAMPNVASSVVWKWLFQPGYGVINYLLTKLRIFGDVSNLAWSNNTTLAFVCIWLLVVWQAVPYIAITLYAATTQIDHSCIEAAQLDGAGPIRTYWQVIVPLIKPSIMVIAMLSVIWDFNVFNQIWLVSQGGPSGSTSTIGVFTYKQAFVNFDIAQGAAISVITVIILLALTGVYVRNLLKTGEDL encoded by the coding sequence ATGACAACCTCAACTCTGACACCGACCGCGCGGCGCAACGGCAAGACTCCACGGTCAGCGCACACCAACCCCCGCACCCGCAAGACGATGAAATCGACGACCGGATTCACCGCGCTGCTGCTGACTCCCACCGGAATCATCCTCGCCGCGCTGGTCATCGTGCCGATCATCTTCCTGGTGTTCACCTCATTCACCGACTTCAACCAACGTTCGCTGTTCACCGGCGAATTCGAATTCGTCGGCCTGGCGCAGTACGCCGCCGCGCTGTCCGACGCCGCCTTCTGGCAGTCCCTGCTGCGCACCTTCCTGTTCACCGCCGCGCTGGTGGTCGGCAGCATGCTCATCGGCATGGCCGTCGCGCAGATGATGACCAAACTCGGCACGGTGATGCGCTACATCGTCACCTTCGCGCTGATCTTCGCATGGGCCATGCCGAACGTCGCCTCCTCCGTGGTGTGGAAGTGGCTGTTCCAGCCCGGATACGGCGTGATCAACTATCTGCTCACCAAACTGCGCATCTTCGGCGACGTGAGCAACCTCGCCTGGTCGAACAACACCACGCTGGCGTTCGTGTGCATCTGGCTGCTGGTGGTCTGGCAGGCCGTGCCGTACATCGCCATCACCCTGTACGCGGCGACCACGCAGATCGACCACTCCTGCATCGAAGCGGCGCAGCTCGACGGCGCCGGCCCCATCCGCACCTACTGGCAGGTCATCGTGCCGCTGATCAAGCCCAGCATCATGGTGATCGCCATGTTGTCGGTGATCTGGGACTTCAACGTGTTCAACCAGATCTGGCTGGTCTCCCAGGGCGGTCCCTCCGGATCGACCTCCACCATCGGCGTGTTCACCTACAAGCAGGCGTTCGTCAACTTCGACATCGCGCAGGGTGCCGCCATCTCGGTGATCACCGTGATCATTCTGCTCGCGCTCACCGGCGTATACGTGCGCAATCTGCTTAAGACGGGGGAGGACCTGTGA
- a CDS encoding carbohydrate ABC transporter permease: MTTATKQAGVRAGVKTNRRLNWRRIGTNVLAILFSVVWLFPVYWMTITAFKPRSEVMTTQPVFIPTHWSLENFQTAMFETNFFVNLKNSVIVTFVAIIVSVFFAFLACASLTLYRFRGRRTIMVMILAMQMIPGTAMLIPQFIVFNQFGLLNKYIGLILAYIATVLPFSIWNMRGFFLSIPKDIFESARVEGASEWQILRRITFPLVAPGVVSTSVFAFITAWNDYLMAYTFMKDQTKYTLPVWLSSFSTPAGTDFGGQMAASVLFSLPVVVFFMIVQRNIAKGITAGAVK; encoded by the coding sequence ATGACGACCGCGACCAAGCAAGCCGGCGTCCGTGCCGGAGTGAAAACCAACCGCAGGCTCAATTGGCGCAGAATCGGCACCAACGTGCTGGCGATCCTGTTCAGCGTCGTGTGGCTGTTCCCGGTCTACTGGATGACCATCACCGCGTTCAAGCCGCGCAGCGAGGTGATGACCACCCAGCCGGTGTTCATCCCCACCCACTGGTCGCTGGAGAACTTCCAGACCGCGATGTTCGAGACCAACTTCTTCGTCAATCTGAAGAACTCGGTCATCGTCACCTTCGTGGCCATCATCGTTTCGGTGTTCTTCGCCTTCCTCGCCTGCGCCTCGCTGACCCTGTACCGCTTCCGCGGACGCCGTACGATCATGGTCATGATTCTGGCCATGCAGATGATCCCCGGCACGGCCATGCTGATCCCGCAGTTCATCGTGTTCAACCAGTTCGGACTGCTCAACAAGTACATCGGCCTGATCCTGGCGTACATCGCCACCGTGCTGCCGTTCTCGATCTGGAACATGCGCGGCTTCTTCCTGTCGATTCCGAAGGACATCTTCGAATCGGCCCGCGTGGAGGGCGCCAGCGAATGGCAGATCCTGCGCCGCATCACCTTCCCGCTGGTGGCGCCCGGCGTGGTCTCGACCTCGGTGTTCGCCTTCATCACCGCGTGGAACGACTACCTGATGGCCTACACCTTCATGAAGGATCAGACCAAGTACACGCTGCCCGTGTGGCTGTCCAGCTTCTCCACCCCCGCCGGAACCGATTTCGGCGGACAGATGGCCGCATCCGTGCTGTTCTCCCTGCCGGTCGTGGTGTTCTTCATGATCGTGCAGCGCAACATCGCCAAGGGAATCACCGCCGGCGCGGTGAAATAG